One Bifidobacterium angulatum DSM 20098 = JCM 7096 DNA window includes the following coding sequences:
- the recA gene encoding recombinase RecA, which produces MAQNTGADQAKHELDPRRKAALDTALAQVEKSFGKGSAMRLGDRPEQNVEVIPTGSLALDMALGIGGLPKGRIVEVYGPESSGKTTLALHVVANAQKAGGVAAFIDAEHALDPVYARKLGVDTDSLIVSQPDNGEQALEIADMLIRSGALDVIVIDSVAALVPKAEIEGDMGDSHVGLQARLMSQALRKMTGALAQAGTTAIFINQLREKIGVFFGSPETTTGGKALKFYSSVRLDIRRIQTIKNGDEAVGNRTRVKVVKNKMAPPFKSAEFDMLYGEGISREGSALDMAIQVGVVKKSGSWFTYEGDQLGQGRENVRNFLKDNPAITEEIENKVKVEFGLIDPMDQFAEDDATKAAAEADKNVESVSASEKNADPKSTGAKQAGSAKTRSTAKA; this is translated from the coding sequence ATGGCACAGAACACCGGCGCCGATCAGGCGAAGCATGAGCTTGATCCAAGGCGCAAGGCCGCTCTTGACACTGCATTGGCGCAGGTGGAGAAGAGCTTCGGCAAGGGCTCCGCAATGAGATTGGGCGACAGGCCGGAACAGAATGTGGAGGTCATCCCCACAGGCTCCCTCGCCTTGGATATGGCGCTTGGCATCGGCGGTCTGCCCAAGGGGCGCATCGTCGAGGTCTACGGACCGGAATCGTCCGGTAAGACCACGCTGGCGCTGCACGTCGTGGCCAACGCGCAGAAGGCCGGGGGAGTGGCGGCATTCATCGACGCCGAACATGCGCTCGACCCGGTGTACGCGCGTAAGCTCGGCGTCGACACTGATTCACTGATCGTGTCGCAGCCTGATAACGGCGAGCAGGCTTTGGAGATCGCCGATATGCTCATTCGCTCGGGCGCATTGGACGTCATCGTGATCGATTCCGTCGCGGCGCTGGTTCCGAAGGCGGAGATCGAGGGAGACATGGGAGACAGCCATGTCGGTTTGCAGGCTCGACTGATGAGCCAGGCATTGCGCAAGATGACCGGTGCGTTGGCGCAGGCCGGTACCACGGCCATTTTCATCAACCAGTTGCGTGAAAAGATCGGCGTTTTCTTCGGCAGCCCCGAGACCACCACCGGCGGCAAGGCGCTGAAGTTCTATTCTTCGGTCCGTCTTGATATCCGCAGAATCCAGACCATCAAGAACGGCGACGAGGCGGTCGGCAACCGTACCCGCGTCAAGGTGGTGAAGAACAAGATGGCCCCGCCGTTCAAGTCCGCCGAATTCGACATGCTCTACGGCGAGGGCATCTCCCGCGAGGGCTCCGCACTGGATATGGCCATTCAGGTGGGCGTGGTGAAGAAGTCCGGCTCCTGGTTCACCTATGAGGGTGATCAGCTTGGCCAGGGGCGTGAGAATGTGCGCAACTTCCTCAAAGACAACCCCGCCATCACCGAGGAAATCGAGAATAAGGTCAAGGTGGAGTTCGGCCTGATCGACCCGATGGACCAATTCGCCGAAGACGATGCGACCAAGGCCGCGGCCGAAGCCGACAAGAACGTCGAGTCCGTGTCCGCCAGCGAAAAGAACGCCGATCCGAAGTCCACCGGAGCGAAGCAAGCCGGATCGGCTAAGACCAGGTCCACGGCTAAGGCCTGA
- a CDS encoding ABC transporter substrate-binding protein, translating into MTMNRLKALTAAMLSAAMMVSVAACGTTDTADSGSGDSKTATTGYDVSSIAKDDELAKLVEGNTVKSGELSVGMELSYAPAEFLAEDGKTPTGYDVDLSKAIGKVLGLKTKIVSSMFDTIVPSVGTKYDLGITAMTITKERMDSVDFVSYYRAGSTWTVQKGNPKKIDSSDLCGNKIAVQTGTVQEDEANKIAKQCKADGKKNAEVVSYKRQAEAATAVATGKADTFYADSPVAGYAIAQTDGLEALGKDVGVVKEGIAIQKGNTKMDAAVQKAVQKLMDDGTYMKILKHWGVESGALDKAEVNPTDLD; encoded by the coding sequence ATGACAATGAATAGGTTGAAGGCGCTGACCGCCGCCATGCTGAGCGCGGCCATGATGGTTTCCGTGGCGGCCTGCGGCACCACCGATACCGCGGATTCCGGGTCCGGCGATTCCAAGACCGCCACCACCGGTTACGATGTGAGCTCCATCGCAAAGGACGACGAACTGGCCAAGCTCGTCGAGGGCAACACCGTCAAGAGCGGCGAGCTTTCCGTGGGCATGGAACTGTCGTATGCCCCGGCCGAATTCCTCGCCGAGGACGGCAAGACGCCGACCGGCTACGATGTCGATCTTTCCAAAGCCATCGGCAAGGTCCTGGGCTTGAAGACCAAGATCGTGTCCTCCATGTTCGACACCATCGTTCCGTCCGTCGGCACCAAGTACGATCTGGGCATCACCGCCATGACCATCACCAAAGAGCGTATGGATTCCGTCGATTTCGTGAGCTACTACCGCGCCGGCTCCACGTGGACCGTGCAGAAGGGCAATCCGAAGAAGATCGATTCCTCCGACCTGTGCGGCAATAAGATCGCCGTGCAGACCGGCACCGTGCAGGAGGACGAGGCGAACAAGATCGCCAAGCAGTGCAAGGCCGATGGCAAGAAGAACGCCGAGGTCGTTTCCTACAAGCGCCAGGCCGAGGCCGCTACGGCAGTGGCTACCGGCAAGGCCGATACGTTCTATGCCGATTCGCCCGTGGCCGGCTACGCGATCGCCCAGACCGACGGCCTTGAGGCGCTCGGCAAGGATGTCGGTGTCGTCAAGGAGGGCATCGCCATCCAGAAGGGCAACACCAAGATGGACGCCGCCGTGCAGAAAGCCGTGCAGAAGCTTATGGACGATGGCACGTACATGAAGATCCTCAAGCATTGGGGCGTCGAGTCCGGCGCTCTTGACAAGGCCGAGGTCAACCCGACCGATCTCGACTGA
- the trpD gene encoding anthranilate phosphoribosyltransferase, whose amino-acid sequence MAEITWKSILAKLVGGDHLSAEESEWFVDDLMSGNANPAAVGAVLATQQQLGLTADEVRGAAKAMVSHAVPLNIEGETTDIVGTGGDGASTVNLSSMGAVIAAATGVKVVKHGNRAASSECGTADCFEELGLPLDLTAEQVARVGNECGIAFAFARVFHPAMRFVGPIRAALGVPCVFNVLGPLTNPANPKHMAIGCANRAMSPIMAAVYAANGQTGMVYTSSEGLDEMAPTGPISVWEFGNGKVSETEFDPTVELGLAKITIEDLKGGKPAVNAQAMRDLLAGKDVPFRSTALLNAASAIVADGHQVPADGTLAERFKAAYAIAEESVDSGKAEALLNKWIATAQSVKG is encoded by the coding sequence ATGGCCGAAATCACATGGAAGTCGATTCTCGCCAAGCTGGTCGGAGGGGACCACCTGAGCGCGGAGGAATCCGAGTGGTTCGTCGATGACCTCATGAGCGGTAACGCCAATCCGGCTGCCGTGGGCGCGGTGCTTGCCACCCAGCAGCAGTTGGGATTGACCGCCGACGAAGTGCGTGGCGCGGCCAAGGCCATGGTCTCGCATGCGGTGCCGCTGAATATCGAAGGGGAGACCACCGATATCGTGGGCACTGGTGGCGACGGCGCCTCCACGGTGAATCTGTCATCCATGGGAGCGGTGATTGCCGCGGCGACCGGCGTCAAGGTGGTTAAGCATGGCAATCGTGCCGCGTCCTCCGAATGCGGCACCGCCGACTGCTTCGAGGAGCTTGGTCTGCCACTTGATCTCACCGCGGAACAGGTGGCTCGGGTCGGCAACGAATGCGGCATCGCCTTCGCCTTCGCGCGTGTGTTCCACCCCGCCATGCGCTTCGTCGGACCGATTCGCGCGGCATTGGGTGTGCCTTGCGTGTTCAACGTGCTCGGTCCGCTCACCAATCCGGCCAATCCGAAGCATATGGCCATCGGTTGCGCCAATCGTGCCATGAGCCCCATCATGGCCGCAGTCTACGCGGCGAACGGGCAGACTGGCATGGTCTACACCTCCAGCGAAGGATTGGACGAGATGGCACCGACCGGGCCGATCTCCGTATGGGAGTTTGGAAACGGCAAGGTCAGCGAAACCGAATTCGATCCGACTGTGGAACTCGGCCTTGCCAAGATCACCATAGAGGATCTGAAGGGCGGCAAGCCGGCGGTCAACGCCCAGGCCATGCGCGATCTTCTTGCAGGCAAGGACGTTCCGTTCCGTTCCACGGCATTGCTCAATGCCGCATCCGCCATTGTGGCGGACGGTCATCAGGTGCCCGCTGATGGCACGCTTGCTGAACGGTTCAAGGCGGCTTACGCCATTGCCGAGGAGTCCGTGGATTCGGGCAAGGCCGAGGCGCTGCTGAACAAGTGGATCGCAACGGCGCAGTCGGTTAAGGGCTGA
- the hpf gene encoding ribosome hibernation-promoting factor, HPF/YfiA family produces the protein MEIVITGRHTQIKQRFRDVVESKMNRVTAIAPDAQRAQIVLSHEGNPRQADTAKRVEITIIAGSTVVRAEASSADEFSALDMALDKLTLRLRRTRDRRKDHRRGYENPVPVDLGVIEPEPAAAEEEVHEDVENSPAAAVASDLGPGESVEVQVGDTPIVIRRKLHIAEPMTIDEALYEMELIGHDFFLFVNKETGRPSVVYHRHGWSYGVFEIDTPEHVN, from the coding sequence ATGGAAATCGTCATTACCGGACGTCACACTCAGATCAAGCAAAGGTTCCGTGATGTCGTTGAGAGCAAGATGAATCGTGTGACCGCTATCGCCCCCGATGCGCAGCGTGCCCAGATTGTGCTGTCGCATGAAGGCAACCCGCGCCAGGCCGATACCGCCAAGCGCGTGGAAATCACCATTATCGCAGGCAGCACCGTGGTGCGTGCGGAGGCTTCCTCCGCGGACGAGTTCAGCGCACTTGACATGGCGCTCGACAAGCTGACCCTGCGTCTGCGCCGTACCCGCGATCGTCGCAAGGACCATCGTCGTGGCTACGAGAACCCGGTCCCGGTTGATCTGGGTGTCATCGAGCCGGAGCCTGCAGCTGCTGAGGAAGAGGTCCACGAGGATGTCGAGAACAGCCCCGCAGCAGCCGTCGCTTCCGATCTTGGCCCCGGCGAATCCGTCGAAGTCCAGGTTGGCGATACCCCGATCGTGATTCGCCGTAAGCTGCACATCGCCGAGCCGATGACCATTGATGAGGCGCTGTACGAGATGGAACTGATCGGCCATGATTTCTTCCTGTTCGTGAACAAGGAGACCGGTCGTCCGTCCGTCGTCTACCATCGTCACGGCTGGAGCTACGGTGTGTTCGAGATCGACACCCCGGAGCATGTGAACTGA
- a CDS encoding DUF3046 domain-containing protein: MQEREFWQLLEEVFGRSYGRALAQDQQLTRLSDMTVVEALHAGLEPRVVWNVLCDQMDIPDSKRWGRDHNAPPMPAK, from the coding sequence ATGCAGGAACGGGAATTTTGGCAGCTGCTCGAAGAGGTGTTCGGACGCAGCTATGGCAGGGCGTTGGCGCAGGATCAGCAGTTGACGAGACTGAGCGACATGACGGTGGTCGAGGCGTTGCATGCGGGGCTTGAGCCGCGTGTGGTGTGGAATGTGCTGTGCGATCAGATGGACATTCCGGATTCCAAACGTTGGGGGAGGGATCATAATGCGCCTCCTATGCCGGCGAAGTAG
- a CDS encoding regulatory protein RecX, whose translation MISAQDFLKQHPISDGMEERYTKPDSSAVGDAGQSACRGVKYAGHASRVRHATDNEDFDPRNFDACREAAFRLLDASARSTQTLRRRLLDKGYEDRTVDDVIERLIELGLLDDEAYARSVVRYCVNRMMGSRGAAMELRRKGVADSIARRVVSEVAAQGAFEEAAWELGRVTARKTRGLDRQVRLRRFWSAGGRKGHDADTLRRVAHELLDD comes from the coding sequence ATGATTTCGGCCCAGGATTTCCTGAAGCAGCATCCAATCTCCGACGGCATGGAGGAACGGTACACGAAACCGGATTCCTCCGCCGTCGGCGATGCCGGCCAATCCGCATGCCGTGGCGTGAAATATGCAGGCCATGCAAGTCGTGTGCGCCACGCGACCGACAACGAGGATTTCGATCCGCGGAATTTCGACGCATGCCGCGAGGCGGCGTTCCGCCTGTTGGATGCATCGGCTCGCTCCACGCAGACGCTGCGCCGCAGATTGCTTGACAAAGGGTATGAGGATCGGACAGTCGACGATGTGATCGAGCGTCTGATCGAATTGGGCTTGCTTGATGACGAGGCATATGCCCGTTCGGTGGTCAGGTACTGCGTGAACCGCATGATGGGCAGTCGGGGCGCGGCGATGGAACTGCGACGCAAAGGTGTGGCGGATTCTATCGCACGCAGGGTCGTCAGCGAGGTTGCGGCTCAGGGAGCCTTTGAAGAGGCTGCGTGGGAGCTTGGACGGGTTACGGCCAGGAAGACGCGTGGACTGGACAGGCAGGTTCGCCTGCGGCGGTTCTGGTCTGCGGGAGGGCGCAAAGGCCATGACGCCGACACGCTGCGGCGTGTCGCGCATGAGCTGTTAGATGACTGA
- the secA gene encoding preprotein translocase subunit SecA translates to MVDIVDKALRMGEGRQIKKLEGVAKAVNALEDEISALSDEELKGQTAKFKQQLENGKSLDELMPEAFATVREASKRVLGQRHFDVQLMGGAALHWGNIAEMKTGEGKTLVATLPSYLNALEGKGVHVVTVNDYLASYQSEIMGRIYRFLGMSVGCIITNQKPPERRKQYNADITYGTNNEFGFDYLRDNMAWEKADLVQRGHHYAIVDEVDSILIDEARTPLIISGPAEGDVTRWYREFAKLVVKLTRDEDYEVDEKKKVVGILDPGITKVEDFLGIDNLYEPNNTALIGYLNNAIKAKELFLRDRDYVVTHGEVLIVDEHTGRVLPGRRYNEGLHQAIEAKEGVEVKAENQTFATITLQNYFRMYDKLAGMTGTAETEAAEFMSTYKLGVLPIPTNKPMQRIDQEDLIFRTKKEKLAAIVKDVAKRHAAGQPVLLGTASVESSEVVSTLLDVAKIPHQVLNAKQHDREAAVVAVAGRKGAVTVATNMAGRGTDIMLGGNVEFLADAKLKADGYSPEDTPDEYEKRWPGVLAEIKEQVKDEHQEVVDLGGLYVLGTERHESRRIDNQLRGRSGRQGDPGESRFYLSLEDDLMRLFNTQLVARVMAKGLPEGEPIAAKSVSKGVRTAQKARESQNFEIRKNVLKYDDVMNKQRTVIYAERQAVLKGEDIHDDILRFISDTVMSYVKGANNSSDKPAEWDWEGLFKALNSVIPIDVSVEEAKKAAEGKKGEKAAEAVRDVIVADADAAYSGFEDKLGGEGLRQLERRVVLAVLDRKWREHLYEMDYLKDGIGLRGMGQRDPLVEYQREGYQMYNSMIEAIKEETVQLLFHVDIQQVAETEDLESEADEDAAVNATQAELGIASSASADTEAEGPDEDGDEVTRDEDGNPVIVGPAPVSHAEGKVPASKQPKSEELKTPWADGRTFPGTGKNAPCPCGSGRKYKMCHGQNEQ, encoded by the coding sequence GTGGTAGATATTGTCGATAAGGCACTGCGCATGGGCGAAGGCCGTCAGATCAAGAAGCTTGAGGGTGTCGCCAAGGCCGTGAACGCTCTTGAAGATGAGATCTCGGCGCTTTCGGACGAAGAACTCAAGGGGCAGACCGCTAAGTTCAAGCAGCAGCTGGAGAATGGCAAGAGCCTGGATGAACTCATGCCGGAGGCATTCGCAACGGTGCGCGAGGCTTCCAAGCGCGTTCTCGGGCAGCGCCATTTCGATGTGCAGCTCATGGGCGGCGCGGCCCTGCACTGGGGGAACATCGCCGAAATGAAGACGGGCGAAGGCAAGACCTTGGTCGCCACCCTGCCGAGCTATCTGAATGCCTTGGAGGGCAAGGGCGTGCATGTGGTCACCGTGAACGACTATCTGGCCAGCTACCAGAGCGAGATCATGGGGCGCATCTACCGTTTCCTGGGCATGAGCGTCGGCTGCATCATCACCAATCAGAAGCCGCCGGAGCGTCGCAAGCAGTACAATGCCGACATCACCTACGGCACCAACAACGAGTTCGGCTTCGATTATCTGCGTGACAACATGGCGTGGGAGAAGGCCGATCTGGTGCAGCGCGGCCATCATTACGCCATCGTCGATGAGGTCGATTCCATTCTTATCGATGAGGCGCGTACCCCGCTTATCATCTCCGGGCCGGCCGAGGGCGACGTCACCCGCTGGTACCGCGAGTTCGCCAAGCTGGTCGTCAAGCTGACCCGCGACGAGGACTACGAGGTCGACGAGAAGAAGAAGGTCGTCGGCATTCTCGATCCGGGCATCACCAAGGTCGAGGACTTCCTGGGCATCGACAACCTGTACGAGCCGAACAACACCGCCCTGATCGGCTATCTGAACAACGCCATCAAGGCCAAGGAGCTCTTCCTGCGTGACCGTGACTACGTTGTCACCCATGGTGAGGTGCTTATCGTCGACGAGCACACCGGCCGCGTGCTGCCGGGCCGCCGCTACAACGAGGGTCTGCACCAGGCCATCGAAGCCAAGGAAGGCGTGGAGGTCAAGGCCGAGAACCAGACCTTCGCCACCATCACCCTGCAGAACTACTTCCGTATGTACGACAAGCTCGCAGGCATGACCGGTACCGCAGAGACCGAGGCCGCCGAGTTCATGAGCACCTATAAGCTGGGCGTGCTGCCGATCCCCACCAACAAGCCGATGCAGCGCATCGACCAGGAGGATCTCATCTTCCGCACCAAGAAGGAAAAGCTTGCCGCCATCGTCAAGGACGTGGCCAAGCGCCATGCCGCAGGCCAGCCGGTGCTGCTGGGTACCGCAAGCGTCGAAAGCTCCGAAGTCGTGTCCACGCTGCTTGATGTGGCCAAGATTCCGCATCAGGTGCTCAACGCGAAGCAGCATGACAGGGAAGCCGCCGTCGTGGCAGTCGCCGGCCGCAAGGGCGCCGTCACCGTGGCCACCAACATGGCAGGCCGTGGTACCGATATCATGCTCGGCGGCAACGTCGAATTCCTCGCGGATGCCAAACTCAAGGCTGACGGCTACTCCCCGGAGGACACCCCCGACGAGTACGAGAAGCGTTGGCCGGGCGTACTGGCCGAGATCAAGGAGCAGGTCAAGGACGAACACCAGGAGGTCGTCGATCTGGGCGGTCTGTACGTGCTCGGCACCGAACGCCACGAATCCCGTCGTATCGACAACCAGCTGCGTGGTCGTTCCGGTCGCCAGGGCGATCCGGGCGAATCCCGCTTCTACCTGTCTCTCGAAGACGATCTGATGCGTCTGTTCAATACGCAGCTGGTCGCCCGCGTCATGGCCAAGGGTCTGCCCGAGGGCGAGCCGATTGCGGCCAAGAGTGTGTCGAAGGGCGTGCGTACCGCGCAAAAGGCCCGCGAATCGCAGAACTTCGAGATTCGTAAGAACGTGTTGAAGTACGACGATGTGATGAACAAGCAGCGTACCGTCATCTACGCCGAGCGTCAGGCGGTGCTCAAGGGCGAAGACATCCACGACGACATCCTGCGCTTCATCTCCGACACCGTGATGAGCTACGTCAAGGGTGCGAACAACAGTTCCGACAAGCCTGCCGAGTGGGATTGGGAAGGTCTGTTCAAGGCATTGAACAGCGTGATTCCGATCGACGTGAGCGTCGAGGAGGCCAAGAAGGCCGCCGAAGGCAAGAAGGGCGAGAAGGCCGCCGAAGCGGTGCGCGACGTGATCGTCGCCGACGCCGACGCAGCGTATTCCGGCTTCGAAGACAAGCTGGGCGGCGAAGGTCTGCGCCAGCTTGAACGCCGTGTGGTGCTTGCCGTGCTCGACCGCAAGTGGCGTGAACACCTGTACGAGATGGACTACCTCAAGGACGGCATCGGTCTGCGCGGCATGGGTCAGCGCGATCCGCTGGTCGAATACCAGCGCGAAGGCTACCAGATGTACAACTCCATGATCGAGGCGATCAAGGAGGAGACCGTGCAGCTGCTCTTCCATGTGGATATCCAGCAGGTCGCCGAAACCGAGGATCTTGAATCCGAAGCCGATGAGGATGCGGCCGTGAACGCCACCCAGGCCGAGCTCGGCATCGCGTCATCCGCTTCTGCCGATACCGAGGCGGAAGGCCCCGACGAGGACGGCGACGAGGTCACCCGCGACGAGGACGGCAATCCGGTCATCGTCGGTCCGGCCCCCGTCAGCCACGCCGAAGGCAAGGTTCCAGCCAGCAAGCAGCCGAAGAGCGAAGAGCTGAAGACCCCGTGGGCCGACGGCCGTACGTTCCCCGGCACCGGCAAGAACGCTCCGTGCCCCTGCGGTTCCGGTCGCAAGTACAAGATGTGCCACGGCCAGAACGAGCAGTGA
- a CDS encoding amino acid ABC transporter permease: protein MANKQVDGENLDIPNRIKALPVRRTGPVVAAIVVALFAAMLVQGLITNPRFEWHIVWKYLFNENVLEGIKYTLLLTVISMAIAIVLAVLLAIMRKSINPVLRGVSWFYIWFFRGTPVYTQLVFWGLFAVLVPRIGIGIPFTSVEFWSIDSQSVITAFNAAWLGLALNEAAYLAEIVRAGLEAVDPGQTEAAKALGMKRTLIMRRIILPQAMRIIIPPTGNEFIGMLKTTSLVNAVPFTLELQFATTAISTRLYKPIPLLIVACIWYLVITSILMVIQSRLEKHFGKGFDARPIGARGKRTPLPGKTAGEPKDDVNKHNEAVFTGMTA from the coding sequence ATGGCGAACAAGCAGGTCGATGGCGAGAACCTCGACATTCCCAATCGCATCAAGGCGTTGCCGGTACGGAGAACCGGTCCGGTCGTGGCCGCGATCGTCGTCGCGTTATTCGCTGCGATGCTGGTGCAGGGGCTGATTACCAACCCGCGTTTCGAATGGCACATCGTATGGAAATACCTGTTCAACGAGAATGTGCTTGAAGGCATCAAATACACGTTGCTGCTCACGGTGATCTCCATGGCCATCGCCATTGTCCTGGCCGTGCTGCTTGCCATCATGCGCAAATCCATCAACCCGGTGCTGCGTGGCGTCAGCTGGTTCTACATCTGGTTCTTCCGTGGAACCCCAGTGTATACGCAGTTGGTGTTCTGGGGTCTGTTCGCTGTTCTGGTGCCGCGTATCGGCATTGGCATCCCGTTCACCTCCGTGGAATTCTGGAGCATCGATTCGCAGTCCGTCATCACCGCGTTCAACGCGGCCTGGTTGGGTCTGGCATTGAACGAGGCCGCCTACCTGGCGGAAATCGTGCGTGCCGGCCTTGAAGCGGTCGACCCGGGCCAGACGGAGGCTGCAAAGGCTCTTGGCATGAAGCGCACGCTTATCATGCGCCGCATTATTCTTCCACAGGCCATGCGCATCATCATTCCGCCGACCGGTAATGAATTCATCGGTATGCTGAAGACCACGTCGCTGGTCAACGCAGTGCCGTTCACGTTGGAGCTGCAGTTCGCCACCACCGCCATTTCGACCCGTCTGTACAAGCCGATTCCGCTGCTGATCGTGGCGTGCATCTGGTATTTGGTGATCACCTCCATCCTGATGGTGATCCAATCCAGGTTGGAAAAGCATTTCGGCAAGGGCTTTGACGCGCGTCCCATCGGTGCACGTGGCAAGCGCACACCGCTTCCGGGCAAAACCGCGGGCGAACCGAAAGACGATGTCAACAAGCACAACGAAGCCGTGTTCACGGGAATGACCGCGTGA
- a CDS encoding lysophospholipid acyltransferase family protein — MLYWFFVNGFGFIARHRLGPAVTGLENVPREGGAIIAANHLAVIDDALIPITCPRMVHFMGKAEYFEGKGLKGKFKKWWFTSVGVFPVDRSGGNKSLGALEHAREIIEDGHLFGIHIEGTRSPDGRLYKGHTGAARLALETGCPIIPVAIIGSDKLQPVGTVIPKKGKTQVLYGKPITVEKKSADEITHDDLRSLTDAVSEAIRKMSGQEYVPEYAQKVKARLKEEAAKAESQQPQE; from the coding sequence GTGCTGTATTGGTTTTTTGTGAACGGATTCGGTTTCATCGCCCGGCATCGCCTTGGCCCGGCCGTTACCGGTTTGGAGAACGTCCCTCGTGAAGGCGGAGCGATTATCGCGGCGAATCATCTGGCCGTCATCGACGACGCGCTGATTCCGATCACGTGCCCGCGTATGGTGCATTTTATGGGTAAGGCCGAATACTTTGAGGGCAAGGGGCTCAAGGGCAAGTTCAAGAAGTGGTGGTTCACTTCGGTAGGCGTGTTTCCCGTGGACCGTTCCGGTGGCAACAAATCGCTGGGCGCGTTGGAGCATGCGCGGGAGATCATCGAAGACGGGCATCTGTTCGGTATCCATATCGAGGGCACGCGCAGCCCTGACGGACGCTTGTACAAGGGGCACACCGGTGCCGCGCGACTGGCGTTGGAAACCGGTTGCCCGATTATTCCCGTGGCGATTATCGGCTCGGACAAGCTGCAGCCTGTGGGTACGGTCATTCCGAAGAAGGGCAAGACCCAGGTGCTGTATGGCAAGCCGATTACGGTGGAGAAAAAATCCGCCGATGAGATCACGCATGATGATCTGCGTTCGTTGACCGATGCCGTCAGCGAGGCGATTCGGAAGATGAGCGGACAGGAATATGTTCCCGAATACGCGCAGAAGGTCAAGGCGCGGTTGAAGGAAGAGGCCGCTAAAGCCGAGAGCCAGCAGCCGCAGGAATAA
- a CDS encoding amino acid ABC transporter ATP-binding protein — translation MSNTTKDNPKAVPAVKAIQVHKAFGDLHVLKGVDMTVEPGSVTVILGPSGSGKSTLLRLINQLETLTGGEIDVDGEMIGYKYVEKNGQRVLQTLNDKEVAAQRAKLGMVFQRFNLFPHMTALENVMEAPVHVQHMGKQEAKELAIHELERVGLGERLDYYPSQLSGGQQQRVAIARALAMKPEIMLFDEPTSALDPELVGEVLNVMLGLARDGMTMIVVTHEIGFAREVADQIVFMDGGVVVEQGGPEIIDNPTEPRFKDFLQHVL, via the coding sequence ATGAGCAATACAACGAAAGACAATCCCAAGGCCGTCCCCGCGGTGAAGGCCATTCAAGTGCATAAGGCGTTCGGCGATCTGCACGTGCTTAAAGGCGTGGATATGACCGTCGAACCAGGCAGTGTCACCGTGATTCTCGGACCTTCCGGTTCGGGCAAGTCCACGCTGCTGCGTCTGATCAACCAGTTGGAGACGCTGACCGGCGGCGAGATCGACGTCGACGGCGAGATGATCGGCTACAAGTATGTCGAGAAGAACGGGCAGCGTGTGCTGCAGACCCTGAACGACAAGGAAGTGGCCGCTCAACGGGCCAAACTCGGCATGGTGTTCCAGCGCTTCAACCTGTTCCCGCACATGACGGCGTTGGAAAACGTGATGGAGGCCCCGGTGCATGTGCAGCATATGGGCAAGCAGGAGGCCAAGGAACTCGCCATCCACGAGCTTGAGCGCGTCGGACTAGGAGAGCGGCTGGACTACTATCCCTCACAGCTGTCGGGCGGTCAGCAGCAGCGTGTGGCCATCGCCCGCGCGCTGGCCATGAAGCCGGAGATCATGCTCTTCGACGAGCCGACATCGGCACTCGACCCCGAATTGGTGGGCGAAGTGCTGAACGTTATGCTCGGCCTTGCCCGTGATGGCATGACCATGATCGTTGTCACGCACGAGATCGGCTTCGCCCGCGAGGTCGCCGACCAGATCGTATTCATGGACGGCGGCGTTGTGGTGGAACAGGGTGGTCCCGAGATCATCGACAACCCGACCGAACCCAGGTTCAAGGACTTCCTGCAGCACGTGCTGTAA